Proteins encoded within one genomic window of Macrotis lagotis isolate mMagLag1 chromosome 3, bilby.v1.9.chrom.fasta, whole genome shotgun sequence:
- the LOC141519491 gene encoding olfactory receptor 5B2-like, whose product MPKSLKSFIENGSEAKEFILLGLTDVSDFQVLLFVVFTIIYLITLVGNLGMIILISWDPHLHKPMYFFLSNLSLADFGYSSAITPKVMTGFLPGDKIISYNGCAAQLFFFVFLISVENYLLAVMAYDRHAAVCKPLHYTTLMTPNICTRLAIGCYIFGFLTSVILTGNTFNLHFCKSNVVHHFFCDIPPLMALSCSDVHNNELVVFFVASFNVLTAFFIVLISYLVILINILRMHSAESRQKTFSTCASHLTAVCIFYGTVIFMYLQPSSSHSMDTDKVASVFYTMVIPMLNPLVYSLRNKEVKTAFKKIMNGTK is encoded by the coding sequence ATGCCCAAATCCTTAAAGTCATTCATAGAAAATGGATCAGAGGCAAAAGAATTCATCCTTTTGGGACTAACAGATGTCTCAGACTTTCAAGTGCTCCTCTTTGTAGTTTTCACTATTATCTACCTCATTACTTTGGTGGGGAATCTGGGAATGATAATCTTGATCTCTTGGGATCCCCATCTTCACAAAcccatgtattttttcctcagtAACCTCTCTCTGGCAGATTTTGGCTATTCTTCAGCTATCACTCCAAAAGTAATGACTGGGTTCCTTCCAGGGGACAAAATTATTTCCTACAATGGATGTGCTGCACAGTTattcttctttgtattcttaataagtgttgaaaattatctcctAGCTGTAATGGCCTATGATCGCCATGCAGCTGTGTGTAAGCCCCTCCATTACACCACCCTCATGACACCCAATATATGTACTCGTTTGGCCATTGGGTGCTATATCTTTGGTTTTCTTACTTCTGTCATTCTCACTGGAAATACTTTCAACCTCCACTTCTGTAAGTCTAACGTGGTGCATCACTTTTTCTGTGATATTCCACCACTCATGGCTCTCTCCTGCTCTGATGTACACAATAATGAACTGGTTGTCTTCTTTGTTGCTTCATTTAATGTTTTAACTgcctttttcattgttttaatatCCTATTTAGTCATCCTTATCAACATCTTGAGGATGCACTCAGCTGAGAGCCGGCAGAAAACTTTTTCCACCTGTGCTTCTCACCTTACAGCTGTGTGCATCTTCTATGGGACAGTAATCTTCATGTATTTACAACCCAGTTCTAGTCATTCCATGGACACAGATAAAGTTGCATCAGTCTTCTACACTATGGTAATTCCCATGTTAAATCCTCTTGTGTATAGCTTAAGGAACAAAGAAGTAAAAACTGcttttaagaaaattatgaatgggACAAAATAA